One region of Limnospira fusiformis SAG 85.79 genomic DNA includes:
- a CDS encoding mechanosensitive ion channel family protein: MMKGKFYRFHRVIKCFAIGLLAVGMFAPWGTAAIAQLPPLPTFQDITRVSNPRIRARACANLFCAPVRLDNRSILEVTSQPTISPDHPQDFDVQQRVQRIEKILMSIVAAVENPDTLRIEVGIRNDETVVYAPEQPQIQDQVIITITDFDSLHQGQSKKAIAKQWRDTIYQELYRSISERRAFQQYFWNRKLPFTLLFLGIIILSSWILWQVQKIIDRENQRIQNLSQTATDIIEADPNSDPKIIPKSRFKFGFNQIWSRLPNLSPNQKKQVIQFLRQVTQWGQIFIWLGGLAYLLYYYPATRAIGVALGGVPLSLLVYYLIVIASIKISHLSIEYSLQEWVNQSLFKYPNSQQRFLSRQITYMAALKGLASFTSYFVGILLTLNTILSSVFNIQMNEILTGVGVIGFALTYIFQSTIKDVLNGCLILWSDQYAVGDVIAVEDKSGLVEYINLYITQIRNLDGNLITIPNGSISIVENMTKNWSRVNFTIEVAYDSDIRKAMEVMKQVGEEMLQEPHWRNLILELPQVLGVDAVSHRGILVRIWITTQPVKQWEVGREFRCRVKEAFDREGIKIGIPQQTLWHQGYHHLLDQNGNHGGEFSSSVN, encoded by the coding sequence ATGATGAAAGGCAAATTTTATAGGTTTCATCGAGTAATTAAATGTTTTGCGATCGGTTTATTAGCCGTGGGGATGTTCGCCCCTTGGGGAACTGCAGCGATCGCACAATTGCCACCCCTTCCCACATTTCAGGATATCACGAGAGTCAGTAACCCTCGGATTCGAGCTAGAGCCTGTGCTAACTTATTTTGTGCCCCGGTTAGACTCGATAATCGCAGCATCCTTGAAGTCACTTCTCAACCGACTATCTCCCCAGATCATCCTCAAGATTTTGACGTTCAGCAGAGAGTTCAACGCATTGAAAAAATTTTGATGTCCATTGTGGCGGCGGTAGAAAATCCCGACACCCTCCGAATTGAAGTGGGTATCCGCAATGATGAAACTGTCGTGTATGCTCCTGAACAACCGCAAATACAGGATCAGGTGATCATCACAATTACTGATTTTGACTCCCTTCATCAAGGACAATCTAAAAAAGCGATCGCTAAACAGTGGCGAGATACCATCTATCAAGAATTGTACCGTTCCATCTCAGAACGCCGCGCCTTTCAACAGTATTTCTGGAATCGCAAACTTCCCTTTACCCTCCTATTTTTGGGGATAATCATCCTGAGTAGCTGGATATTATGGCAAGTCCAGAAAATCATTGACCGAGAAAATCAACGCATCCAAAATTTATCTCAAACCGCCACAGATATTATTGAAGCTGACCCCAACTCTGACCCTAAAATCATACCTAAATCCCGGTTTAAATTTGGATTTAATCAGATTTGGAGTCGTTTACCCAATCTTTCTCCTAATCAAAAAAAGCAAGTTATTCAATTCCTCCGGCAGGTAACTCAGTGGGGACAAATTTTTATTTGGTTAGGGGGATTAGCCTATCTTTTATATTACTATCCAGCCACCCGCGCCATAGGTGTAGCCCTAGGGGGAGTTCCCCTCTCTTTATTGGTTTATTATCTCATTGTCATTGCCTCCATTAAAATCAGCCATTTGTCTATTGAATATTCCTTGCAAGAATGGGTTAACCAATCTCTGTTTAAATATCCCAATTCGCAGCAAAGATTTCTGTCACGACAAATCACATATATGGCAGCCCTGAAAGGTTTGGCATCATTTACCAGTTACTTTGTTGGCATTTTGTTGACCCTTAATACCATTCTCAGTTCAGTTTTTAATATTCAGATGAATGAAATATTAACCGGGGTCGGTGTCATTGGTTTTGCCTTAACTTACATCTTTCAGAGTACCATTAAAGATGTCTTAAATGGCTGTTTAATTTTGTGGAGTGACCAATATGCCGTCGGTGATGTAATTGCCGTAGAAGATAAAAGTGGTTTGGTCGAGTATATAAATCTTTATATCACCCAAATTCGCAATCTTGATGGCAATTTAATCACCATTCCTAATGGCAGTATTTCCATTGTAGAAAATATGACCAAAAATTGGTCGCGAGTTAATTTTACTATTGAGGTAGCCTATGATTCCGATATCCGCAAAGCCATGGAGGTTATGAAACAAGTCGGAGAAGAAATGCTACAGGAACCCCATTGGCGGAATTTGATTTTAGAATTACCCCAAGTTTTGGGGGTTGATGCCGTGAGTCATCGGGGAATATTGGTCCGCATTTGGATTACTACTCAACCTGTGAAACAGTGGGAAGTCGGTCGAGAGTTTCGGTGTCGGGTCAAAGAAGCCTTCGACCGTGAAGGGATTAAAATTGGCATTCCTCAGCAAACTTTGTGGCATCAAGGCTATCATCATTTATTAGACCAAAATGGTAATCATGGCGGTGAGTTTTCCTCTTCTGTCAATTGA
- the purB gene encoding adenylosuccinate lyase — protein sequence MIERYTLPEMGSLWTDNYKLKTWLQVEIAACEAQAELGYIPESAVEEIQAKANFDLARVLEIEAQVRHDVIAFLTNVNEYVGDAGRYIHLGLTSSDVLDTALALQLVASTDLLLEQVETLAQAIRYQAQQHRNTVMIGRSHGIHAEPITFGFKLAGWLAEVCRNRERLVRLRQQIAVGKISGAVGTYANVDPRVEAIACQKLGLQPDTASTQVISRDIHAEYVQTLALLAASIERFAVEIRNLQRTDVLEVEEFFARGQKGSSAMPHKRNPIRSERLTGLARIVRGHAIAALENVALWHERDISHSSVERMILPDASIITHFMLVEITDLVKNLLVYPDNMKRNMNLYGGVVFSQRVLLTLVEKGMSREDAYRIVQSCAHQAWNTPDGDFHQLITQDSAIQSYLSPDEIESCFQAEHHLKHLDDIYQRLSI from the coding sequence ATGATTGAACGCTATACCTTACCCGAAATGGGTTCGCTGTGGACAGACAACTATAAGCTAAAAACGTGGCTACAGGTGGAAATTGCCGCCTGTGAAGCCCAAGCCGAACTCGGCTATATTCCAGAGTCAGCCGTGGAGGAAATTCAAGCCAAAGCCAATTTTGACCTAGCGCGCGTCCTAGAAATTGAAGCCCAAGTGCGCCATGATGTGATTGCCTTTCTTACCAATGTTAACGAATATGTTGGGGATGCTGGACGCTACATTCACCTAGGGTTAACCAGTTCCGACGTTTTAGACACAGCCCTAGCTTTGCAACTGGTAGCTAGTACGGATTTACTTCTCGAACAGGTAGAGACCCTAGCCCAAGCCATTCGCTATCAGGCGCAACAGCATCGAAATACCGTGATGATTGGTCGATCGCATGGTATTCACGCCGAACCCATCACCTTTGGCTTTAAACTAGCCGGATGGTTAGCCGAAGTCTGTCGCAACCGGGAACGTCTGGTACGTCTGCGACAACAAATCGCTGTAGGTAAGATTTCCGGGGCGGTGGGAACCTATGCTAATGTTGATCCGAGGGTAGAGGCGATCGCCTGTCAAAAACTGGGACTGCAACCCGACACCGCCTCAACTCAGGTAATTTCCCGAGATATTCATGCTGAATATGTGCAAACCCTCGCCTTGCTGGCTGCTTCCATTGAGAGATTTGCCGTAGAAATCCGCAATCTGCAACGTACAGACGTTTTAGAAGTAGAGGAATTTTTCGCACGGGGTCAAAAAGGCTCATCTGCTATGCCTCACAAACGCAACCCTATCCGTAGCGAACGCCTCACCGGACTAGCCCGCATTGTGCGTGGTCATGCGATCGCCGCCTTAGAAAATGTAGCCCTATGGCATGAACGGGATATTTCCCATAGTTCTGTCGAACGCATGATTTTACCCGATGCTTCCATTATTACCCATTTCATGTTAGTAGAAATCACAGATTTGGTGAAAAATCTTCTGGTTTATCCTGACAACATGAAGCGGAATATGAACCTCTATGGTGGCGTAGTCTTCAGCCAGCGCGTCTTACTTACCCTAGTGGAAAAAGGCATGAGTCGGGAGGACGCTTATCGCATTGTTCAATCCTGCGCTCATCAGGCTTGGAATACTCCCGACGGGGATTTTCATCAATTAATTACCCAAGACTCTGCTATCCAGTCTTACCTATCCCCAGATGAAATTGAATCCTGTTTTCAGGCTGAACATCACCTTAAACATTTAGATGACATCTATCAAAGATTAAGCATCTAA
- a CDS encoding M15 family metallopeptidase: MLRKTALVIITFVLVFWSCNLWAEPAYSLPLIAQTPPPNLITDYSQVSAANRLVDIQSVNRNIRLDIRYATPNNFVNRTLYPVSRCLLRRPFAQRLSDVQKDLETMGLGLMVYDCYRPWSVTWQMWQILPDSRYVGNPARGSRHNRGAAVDLTLVDLRTGQPLEMPTDYDDFTEKAWRDYTGNEPQVRRNSNLLELKMKQYGFEPLMTEWWHFDAQGWERYGLLNVSLDRVP, from the coding sequence ATGCTAAGAAAAACTGCGTTAGTTATCATTACATTTGTTCTGGTATTTTGGTCATGTAACTTGTGGGCAGAACCAGCTTACAGCCTGCCTTTAATCGCTCAAACACCTCCCCCTAACCTCATTACAGATTATAGCCAAGTTTCAGCAGCTAATCGACTGGTAGATATTCAATCTGTCAATCGCAATATTCGCTTAGATATTCGCTATGCAACCCCCAATAATTTTGTCAACCGAACCCTTTACCCTGTGTCTCGATGCCTACTCCGTCGTCCCTTCGCCCAGAGACTTTCCGATGTACAAAAAGACCTAGAAACCATGGGATTAGGGTTAATGGTTTATGATTGTTATCGCCCTTGGTCTGTGACTTGGCAAATGTGGCAAATTCTCCCAGATTCCCGTTATGTAGGTAATCCGGCGCGGGGTTCCCGTCACAATCGCGGCGCGGCGGTTGATTTGACTCTAGTAGATTTGAGAACTGGTCAACCTCTGGAAATGCCTACAGATTACGATGATTTTACCGAGAAAGCCTGGAGAGATTACACAGGCAATGAACCCCAAGTCCGTCGCAATAGCAACTTATTAGAGTTGAAAATGAAACAATATGGCTTTGAACCCTTAATGACTGAATGGTGGCATTTTGATGCTCAAGGCTGGGAAAGGTATGGTTTACTTAATGTCAGTCTTGACCGAGTACCTTAA
- a CDS encoding IS630 family transposase — protein MPAPYSYDLRQKVIDAIELDGMPKTEASQVFHVSRNTINLWLQRKAQTGDFLPKPNHPPGNNHKITDWQKFKAFAQEHGDQTSAPMAELWDDDISPRTISRALKKIGFTRKKTYGYQERWKQQREEFIAQIEQMEPQEVVYLDEAGMNSQDSDYPYGYCEEGKRFHALKSGKRQGRVSYMAAWCDQQLLAPFTFEGCCNRTVFELWLELILIPTLKPGQTLVLDNATFHKGGRIAELVEAAQCRLLYLPPCSPELNKIEKCWSWLKARIRHCIEQFDSLHDAMDSVLNAAS, from the coding sequence ATGCCAGCCCCCTATAGTTACGACCTCAGACAAAAAGTTATTGATGCAATTGAACTAGACGGTATGCCCAAAACAGAAGCCAGTCAAGTTTTCCATGTCAGCCGGAACACCATTAATCTCTGGCTGCAAAGAAAAGCACAGACCGGAGACTTCCTCCCTAAACCTAATCACCCACCTGGCAATAACCACAAAATTACCGACTGGCAGAAATTCAAGGCTTTTGCCCAAGAGCATGGCGATCAAACCTCCGCTCCAATGGCTGAACTTTGGGATGACGACATCTCTCCTCGCACCATATCCAGAGCCTTGAAGAAAATTGGCTTCACCAGAAAAAAAACTTACGGCTACCAAGAACGTTGGAAGCAACAGCGAGAGGAGTTTATTGCTCAGATTGAACAGATGGAGCCACAAGAAGTGGTCTACCTCGATGAAGCCGGCATGAATAGTCAGGACTCGGATTACCCTTATGGTTACTGCGAGGAAGGAAAACGCTTCCATGCCCTCAAATCAGGGAAGAGGCAGGGCAGGGTGAGCTATATGGCCGCATGGTGTGATCAACAACTCTTAGCTCCCTTTACCTTTGAGGGTTGTTGTAATCGGACAGTGTTTGAGTTGTGGTTGGAGTTGATCTTAATTCCAACATTGAAGCCAGGTCAGACTCTAGTATTGGACAATGCAACGTTTCATAAAGGGGGGCGGATTGCTGAACTGGTGGAGGCAGCTCAATGCCGTTTACTCTATCTTCCGCCTTGTTCGCCAGAGCTCAACAAGATAGAGAAATGTTGGTCGTGGTTGAAAGCCCGCATTCGCCATTGTATTGAGCAGTTTGATTCTCTCCATGATGCCATGGATTCTGTTCTCAATGCTGCGTCCTAA